CCAGGAAATGGTCGGCACCCTGGCTGCGATCGACGCTCACCCAAGCGACACCCTATCCGATATCGCCCGCCATTACGGCCTGGGTTTCAACGACATCACGATAGCGAACCAGGGGATCAAACCCTGGACACCCCAGCCCGGCAGCCGGGTGATCCTGCCGCTGCAATTCATTGTGCCCGATGCGCCGCGCAAGGACATCGTGCTGAATCTGGCGAATATGCGTTTGTTCTATTTTTCGAAGAAAGAACCGAACACGCTCTATACCTATCCGGTCGGCATCGGCCGGCAAGGCTGGAGCTCGCCGATCGGCGCGACCAGCATCGTCGAAAAACAGGCCAATCCGGTATGGCACGTGCCGCCGTCGATCCAACGCGAGCATGCGGAAAAAGGCGATATACTGCCGGCCGCCGTGCGTGCGGGTCCCGACAATCCGCTCGGCTATTATGCAATGCGGCTCGGGTTCCCGAGCTACCTGATCCACGGCACCAACAAGCCTTACGGCATCGGCATGCAGATCAGTCACGGCTGTATCCAGCTTTATCCCGAGGACATCGAAACACTGTTCGGCAAAGTCGCGGTCGGGGAAAAGGTCCGCATCGTGCATCAGCCTTATCTGGCCGCCTGGCAACAAGATCAACTGTATATCGAAGCGCACGAACCGCTCGACAAATGGGCCGCCGGCAAAACCCGGCTGAAGAAGCAATTCCTGAATAAACTGAAAAGTCTGGCTGCGGAAAAACAGGCCGATGTCGACTGGGAGAGGGTCGAGCAGGTGATCCGGCGCTCGGACGGCATCCCGGCGCCGGTGCGGAAGAACAGCCCGGACCTGGCGGTATTGACGCAACAGGCCGTGCAACTGGCCCACCCCGAACGCCTGTACGGGCAACCCGAAATCGCCGAACTCAAAGACGGCGACTGGTCGATGCGGGTCGCCACCTTCAGAACCGAAACCGAAGCCGAACAGCTGGCCGCCATGCTGAATCACCAGGGGCCGCCGATTCCCG
The genomic region above belongs to Methylomicrobium agile and contains:
- a CDS encoding L,D-transpeptidase family protein — translated: MNDLPLEIETDMTPPSPSPCRRVAPILLAVFGSLLSGCQTMSSWFPGEPPVASVPEAGRQKIGTIASHRFDLEPGQEMVGTLAAIDAHPSDTLSDIARHYGLGFNDITIANQGIKPWTPQPGSRVILPLQFIVPDAPRKDIVLNLANMRLFYFSKKEPNTLYTYPVGIGRQGWSSPIGATSIVEKQANPVWHVPPSIQREHAEKGDILPAAVRAGPDNPLGYYAMRLGFPSYLIHGTNKPYGIGMQISHGCIQLYPEDIETLFGKVAVGEKVRIVHQPYLAAWQQDQLYIEAHEPLDKWAAGKTRLKKQFLNKLKSLAAEKQADVDWERVEQVIRRSDGIPAPVRKNSPDLAVLTQQAVQLAHPERLYGQPEIAELKDGDWSMRVATFRTETEAEQLAAMLNHQGPPIPARKVKLNDQYQVIAGPYKNRKEVNKAAKRVLMDFELKAKAIEPGQRPDLAVVSSIGSDSPVN